One genomic segment of Anticarsia gemmatalis isolate Benzon Research Colony breed Stoneville strain chromosome Z, ilAntGemm2 primary, whole genome shotgun sequence includes these proteins:
- the LOC142986704 gene encoding alpha-(1,3)-fucosyltransferase C-like, with the protein MTILVSLVLLFFNNIHTVWNKESSRSEQCSLTTEKYTLKPFTTSDVYFKTKYILLWTNAKKSPFLYFGEGNTIFKNKNCKFINCHVTSNRRLLGHYREFEVIAFNGPQLMETYNNEDMPQARSPHQKYVYTNIEASINYPICSNTWDRYFNWTWTYKLNSDAVWGYMVVRNASNHIIGPSSNISWINEEYMAPVGDNIKAKLTNKSRAVAWFVSNCNTLSKREQYVTKLQHYISAYNVKVDVYGECGDFQCPRNEMEKCLEILQEHYYFYLAFENALSEDYVTEKLLHALNHYTVPVVYGGADYTKFLPPGSYLDALALGPQTLAEKIYEATERPELYYKYFRWRNYYSYHLKHETPDTDDYCKFCAMVNNDTLMNTSTTYNDFSAWWTTKTVCEAIINETQWPIII; encoded by the exons ATGACAATTTTAGTGTCATTGGtgctgttattttttaataacatacataccGTTTGGAATAAGGAATCTTCTAGAAGTGAACAATGTTCGTTAACCACggaaaaatatacattgaaaCCATTCACAACTTctgatgtttattttaaaacaaaatacattttactgtGGACCAATGCTAAAAAGAGTCCCTTTCTATACTTTGGAGAGGGTAATactatattcaaaaataaaaattgcaaatttATTAATTGTCATGTGACGAGTAACAGGCGTCTTTTGGGGCACTACAGAGAATTTGAAGTGATCGCGTTCAATGGACCACAACTAATGGAGACATACAATAATGAGGACATGCCCCAGGCTCGATCTCCTCATCAGAAATATGTGTACACAAATATAGAGGCATCAATAAACTACCCCATTTGTTCCAACACGTGGGATCGCTATTTCAATTGGACCTGGACATATAAACTAAACTCTGATGCCGTCTGGGGCTACATGGTCGTCAGAAATGCTAGCAACCACATCATCGGACCGAGTTCTAATATTAGTTGGATTAATGAGGAATATATGGCACCCGTAGGTGACAATATAAAAGCAAAGCTAACTAACAAGAGCAGAGCGGTGGCTTGGTTCGTTTCCAACTGCAACACACTGAGCAAACGAGAGCAATACGTCACTAAACTTCAACATTACATCAGCGCTTACAATGTAAAGGTAGACGTATACGGCGAGTGCGGAGATTTCCAATGTCCACGGAATGAAATGGAAAAATGTCTAGAAATATTGcaagaacattattatttttatttagcttttgaGAATGCTTTAAGCGAGGATTACGTGACGGAAAAACTGTTGCACGCTCTCAATCATTACACCGTACCAGTTGTGTACGGAGGCGCTGACTACACCAA GTTTCTGCCCCCCGGCTCATACCTAGACGCCCTAGCACTTGGGCCACAGACACTGgctgaaaaaatatatgaagccACAGAGAGGCCCGAACTATACTACAAGTATTTTAGATGGCGTAATTACTACTCGTATCACTTGAAGCACGAGACACCCGATACCGATGATTACTGTAAATTCTGCGCCATGGTGAACAACGACACCTTAATGAATACATCTACTACTTACAATGATTTTAGCGCGTGGTGGACCACGAAGACTGTTTGCGAAGCAATTATCAATGAAACACAATGGCCAATTATAATATAG
- the LOC142986684 gene encoding uncharacterized protein LOC142986684, whose amino-acid sequence MICKRCQRSLRSGEGTKGGICDSCFQMRYNNDSGKEHRECGDRGYQWKCSLCQNYVSNLHSSSSDTTKDRENAALLQAVNAITEKFELVNKIQLPKLSSELAQIKSVTDRIVQQNEDILKRMEEVKEKRKPEKQLVSSTSRYRRRNITLTPKSNIMSENNEDVSVTMAEKTVRYRTRRRSYLLHKIFKILNRKMKRTHTPRTQ is encoded by the coding sequence aTGATCTGCAAACGTTGTCAACGTTCGCTTCGAAGCGGTGAAGGAACGAAAGGTGGGATATGCGACTCTTGTTTTCAAATGCGATATAACAACGACTCTGGCAAGGAGCACCGCGAATGTGGCGACAGAGGCTATCAGTGGAAATGTAGCCTCTGTCAAAATTATGTGAGCAACCTGCACAGCTCCAGCTCCGACACCACCAAGGATCGGGAGAATGCTGCTCTGTTGCAGGCCGTTAACGCCATTACAGAAAAGTTTgaacttgtaaataaaattcagttaCCAAAGTTGAGCAGCGAACTGGCTCAAATAAAATCTGTCACGGATCGTATAGTACAACAAAatgaagatatattaaaaagAATGGAGGAAGTCAAGGAAAAAAGAAAACCAGAAAAACAATTAGTTAGTTCGACTAGTAGGTACCGGAGGAGGAATATTACTTTAACTCCCAAGAGTAATATCATGTCGGAAAATAATGAAGATGTGTCGGTCACGATGGCGGAGAAGACAGTGAGGTACAGGACCCGCAGGAGATCCTACCTcttgcacaaaatatttaaaatactaaatagaAAAATGAAAAGAACGCATACTCCAAGGACACAATAA
- the Gbeta76C gene encoding guanine nucleotide-binding protein subunit beta-2 — MPKEDPEQTALKKELTDLIAKAKAEQEKVADAKLAEKCGDLGDVPKIRFVTKKTLKGHINKVNSVHYSGDSRHCVTGSLDGKLIIWDTWSGNKVQVIPLRSAWVMSVAFAPSGNFVACGGMDNMCTVYDVNNRDSTGAAKMVRELAGYEGFLSSCRFLDDTHILTGSGDMKICVWDLEAGKREMEFDAHAGDVVTISLSPDMKSYVTGSVDKTCKLWDVRDEKAKQTFFGHEADVNSVCFHNSGHAFATASEDKTARLFDIRSDQQLGHYTPPGAGGFTSCGLSLSGRYLLAGSDDNSVHSWDTLKVNHTGTLNGHENRVTSISVSPNGVAMASCSWDQSVRVWG, encoded by the exons ATGCCCAAGGAAGATCCAGAACAAACAGCCCTCAAGAAAGAATTGACCGACTTGATCGCCAAAGCTAAG GCTGAACAAGAAAAAGTAGCTGATGCGAAGTTAGCAGAGAAATGTGGAGACCTAGGAGATGTGCCCAAAATAAGATTTGTGACTAAGAAGACGTTGAAGGGTCACATTAACAAGGTCAACTCTGTGCACTACAGCGGAGACTCAAG GCACTGCGTCACGGGCTCGCTGGACGGTAAACTGATCATTTGGGACACCTGGAGCGGCAACAAAGTACAAGTGATACCGCTCCGATCTGCCTGGGTCATGAGCGTGGCCTTTGCACCCTCGGGCAATTTCGTAG CTTGTGGTGGTATGGACAACATGTGCACTGTATACGACGTGAACAACCGCGACTCCACCGGCGCAGCCAAGATGGTGCGAGAGCTGGCTGGCTACGAGGGCTTCCTCAGCAGCTGCCGGTTCCTCGACGACACCCATATCCTCACAGGCTCAGGAGACATGAAAAT CTGTGTGTGGGACCTAGAAGCAGGTAAACGTGAGATGGAATTTGACGCTCACGCGGGAGACGTCGTCACCATTTCATTGTCGCcag ATATGAAGTCATACGTAACTGGATCAGTAGACAAGACATGCAAGTTGTGGGACGTGCGAGACGAAAAGGCGAAGCAAACCTTCTTCGGCCACGAAGCCGATGTAAACAGCGTTTgc tTCCACAACAGCGGGCATGCTTTCGCGACGGCTTCCGAGGACAAGACGGCTAGACTCTTCGACATCCGCAGTGACCAGCAACTTGGACATTACACCCCGCCCGGCGCCGGCGGCTTCACTAGCTGCG GTCTCTCGCTAAGTGGACGATACCTACTGGCCGGCTCTGACGACAACAGCGTGCATTCCTGGGACACCCTGAAAGTTAATCATACTG GAACGTTGAACGGTCACGAAAATCGCGTGACGTCCATCTCGGTTTCTCCCAACGGGGTAGCCATGGCCAGCTGCTCCTGGGACCAAAGCGTCAGGGTTTGGGGTTGA
- the LOC142986438 gene encoding juvenile hormone esterase-like, with product MPNWFRLFDYSIMWRSLTCYFVFLSLVTYCSSDVSGEIPVVRTPLGEVTGYYMTTRGGRQVSAFTSIPYAVPPVGDLRFKAPVPVKPWEETLDGTKVMPVCVQRNPYIRQEGIVGQEDCLYLNIYSPKTTENELQDERKLLPVMVFIHGGGWMCGDATTDMYGPQFLLDKDVLLVTINYRLGPLGFLSTLDENCPGNNGLKDQQEALRFIQANIHSFGGDKDSVTIFGESAGGASVHYHMISETSAGLFHKAISESGTALVPWAEATPGEALRNAFLLAKFLDCPQAPSEKMIACLRTKDSYDIIDTEFNFYAWDYEPMTPFKAVVEPDLPGAFLRRSPRKIPDVPAVPWLTGLTSHEGCLKSVWITANKTRYQEFMSAFEAIAPVSFYYENSPYVDEITKNVRQKYLQGNEEQIQTGLLHMYTDSYFAFPAVEAVELVFNYTKNPVYLYELAYRATNSFSQIFGDPDGDYGVCHADELMHLFPIHFLVKPISPQDVKISETIVTLFTNFATTGNPNKPVPVSFKWESATGGRNMEYLEIGVQPQMKKDLASRSRYWGTLPLWHHMRSRRLIDEL from the exons ATGCCAAACTGGTTTAGATTATTTGACTATTCAATAATGTGGCGCTCTTTAacatgttattttgtatttttaagtttagtaacatattgtagtagtgaCGTGAGTGGAGAGATACCGGTGGTCCGAACACCATTGGGAGAGGTGACCGGGTACTATATGACAACGAGAGGAGGGAGGCAGGTCTCCGCGTTTACCTCCATCCCGTACGCAGTCCCGCCGGTCGGCGATTTGAGATTTAAG GCCCCAGTTCCAGTGAAACCATGGGAAGAGACATTAGATGGTACAAAAGTCATGCCTGTTTGCGTCCAGAGGAACCCGTACATTCGCCAAGAAGGCATCGTGGGACAAGAAGACTGCTTATATCTGAATATTTACTCCCCGAAAACGACGGAAAAT GAGTTACAAGACGAACGTAAGCTGCTTCCAGTGATGGTGTTCATTCACGGCGGAGGATGGATGTGTGGTGACGCCACCACCGACATGTATGGCCCTCAGTTCCTACTGGATAAGGACGTTCTACTAGTTACCATTAATTACCGATTAG GACCACTAGGTTTCTTATCCACTCTAGATGAGAACTGCCCCGGTAACAACGGTCTCAAGGATCAACAAGAGGCTCTGAGGTTTATACAAGCAAACATTCACAGTTTCGGCGGCGACAAGGACTCTGTTACAATATTCGGAGAGAGTGCGGGTGGCGCCAGCGTACACTATCATATGATATCGGAAACTAGCGCCG GACTCTTCCATAAAGCTATATCGGAATCAGGCACTGCCCTAGTGCCCTGGGCCGAGGCTACCCCAGGTGAGGCACTCAGGAATGCCTTCCTCCTGGCTAAGTTCCTGGACTGTCCGCAAGCGCCATCAGAGAAAATGATTGCCTGTCTTCGCACCAAAGATAGTTATGACATTATAGACACGGAATTCAATTTCTAT GCGTGGGATTACGAGCCCATGACCCCGTTCAAAGCAGTGGTTGAACCGGACCTGCCGGGAGCCTTCTTGAGGAGGAGTCCTCGCAAAATACCTGATGTACCTGCTGTGCCCTGGTTGACAGGTCTCACCTCACACGAAGGCTGCTTGAAATCTGTTT GGATTACGGCGAATAAAACCAGATATCAGGAGTTTATGTCGGCTTTCGAAGCGATAGCCCCGGTTTCGTTCTACTACGAGAACTCACCTTATGTGGACGAAATCACCAAGAATGTACGCCAGAAGTATCTGCAAGGAAATGAGGAGCAGATCCAGACGGGACTCCTTCAT ATGTATACAGATTCGTACTTCGCCTTCCCAGCTGTTGAGGCAGTGgaattagtatttaattacacaaaaaatcCGGTGTATTTATATGAATTGGCATACAGAGCTACTAATAGCTTCTCACAAATCTTTGGTGACCCCGACGGAGACTACG GTGTCTGCCACGCTGACGAGTTGATGCATTTGTTCCCCATTCACTTCCTCGTCAAACCAATTTCGCCACAAGATGTTAAAATAAGCGAGACCATAGTGACGCTGTTTACTAACTTTGCGACAACAGG aaATCCAAATAAACCAGTTCCAGTGTCATTCAAGTGGGAGTCGGCGACAGGAGGTCGCAACATGGAGTATCTAGAGATAGGGGTGCAACCACAGATGAAAAAGGACCTGGCCTCGCGCTCCCGTTACTGGGGTACATTACCCCTATGGCACCATATGCGTAGTCGTCGACTAATCGACGAACTCTAG